From Streptomyces sp. NBC_00690, a single genomic window includes:
- the ltrA gene encoding group II intron reverse transcriptase/maturase: MNNDVPSTTTWPGSMTAERRVLDHQIKLHRWARSEPDRRFDDVFNLICDRATLLVAWERVSGNRGARTAGVDGVTRYHVEERHGLIPFLEELRSSLKDGSFAALPVKQAVIPKKDGKVRYLGIPTLRDRVAQMALKLVLEPIFEVDFYPSSYGYRPGRRAQDAIAEIHHFTSKPSNYEWGIEGDIKACFDNVDHHVLMDLVAERVKDRRVLRLVSAFLRAGVVELQGGFAESLTGTPQGGVASPLLANIYLSVLDRHFSLIWDTEMPPAWRRQNRRRKGLPNFRLVRYADDFVVLVHGTREEAEALKAEIGGLLARRLRMTLSDEKTHITHIDDGFVFLGFHIQRRLWGGGRRVVLTIPSKQALASVMHKVKKLTRRGMTSLSLEEVLRAVNPVLRGWSAYFRYGVSKKTFSYLGWYAWRRMNLWIRRKHPRMTWKQMRRRYFPADSIAEGGIVLYNPAKMKVERYRFRGAQISTPYNIDEVDPRGARFRRTSHDDVAFVGQVSEYLA, encoded by the coding sequence TTGAATAATGACGTGCCGTCGACAACAACTTGGCCGGGCAGTATGACGGCCGAGCGACGGGTACTCGATCACCAGATCAAGCTGCATCGATGGGCAAGGAGCGAGCCGGATCGCCGGTTCGATGATGTATTCAACTTGATCTGTGACCGGGCCACATTATTGGTGGCCTGGGAACGGGTTTCCGGCAACCGGGGTGCCAGGACAGCGGGCGTGGATGGGGTCACTCGTTATCACGTCGAGGAACGTCATGGATTGATACCGTTCCTGGAGGAGCTTCGCTCTTCGCTCAAGGACGGGTCCTTCGCAGCGCTTCCGGTCAAGCAGGCGGTGATTCCCAAGAAAGACGGAAAGGTTCGATACTTGGGCATCCCGACTCTGCGCGACCGGGTGGCGCAGATGGCGCTCAAGCTGGTTCTGGAACCGATCTTCGAGGTCGATTTCTATCCGTCAAGTTACGGATATCGGCCTGGCCGTCGGGCTCAGGATGCCATCGCCGAGATCCACCACTTCACCAGCAAGCCGTCGAACTACGAGTGGGGCATCGAGGGCGACATCAAGGCTTGCTTCGACAACGTCGATCACCATGTCCTGATGGATCTGGTGGCCGAGCGTGTCAAGGACCGTAGGGTTCTGCGGTTGGTCAGCGCGTTTCTGCGGGCCGGAGTTGTCGAATTGCAGGGTGGGTTCGCGGAGTCCCTCACCGGAACTCCGCAAGGAGGAGTCGCGTCACCGCTGTTGGCCAACATCTATCTCTCCGTCCTGGACCGGCATTTCTCGCTGATCTGGGACACCGAGATGCCCCCGGCCTGGCGTCGGCAGAATCGGCGTCGCAAGGGGCTGCCAAACTTCCGGCTGGTGCGTTATGCCGATGACTTCGTGGTGCTTGTGCACGGCACGAGGGAAGAGGCGGAAGCGCTGAAGGCGGAGATCGGTGGGCTGCTGGCCAGAAGGCTGCGGATGACTCTTTCGGACGAGAAGACCCACATCACACACATCGATGACGGGTTCGTCTTCCTGGGCTTCCACATCCAGCGCAGGCTCTGGGGCGGCGGTCGTCGTGTTGTGCTCACCATTCCGTCCAAGCAGGCTTTGGCGTCGGTGATGCACAAGGTCAAGAAGTTGACGAGGCGCGGCATGACTTCGCTCTCGTTGGAGGAGGTGCTGCGGGCGGTCAACCCGGTCCTTCGTGGCTGGTCGGCCTATTTTCGCTACGGCGTCTCGAAGAAGACGTTCTCGTACCTCGGCTGGTACGCGTGGCGGAGAATGAATCTCTGGATTCGCCGCAAGCACCCCCGCATGACCTGGAAACAGATGCGACGCCGATATTTTCCGGCGGACAGCATCGCAGAGGGCGGGATCGTCCTCTACAACCCGGCGAAGATGAAGGTCGAACGCTACCGCTTCCGCGGAGCGCAGATCAGCACGCCTTACAACATCGACGAGGTCGATCCACGCGGGGCACGCTTCCGCCGGACCAGCCACGACGATGTGGCCTTCGTCGGCCAGGTCAGCGAATACCTCGCCTGA
- a CDS encoding winged helix-turn-helix domain-containing protein — translation MAYQPAPSVAGSSLPPLSRPQLAEARRVRAVELFEGGVSNAEIARAVGVCAESVRRWRRVWEQGGASALRRRAATGRPPKLDDTQVEMVRAALEQGARAHGFEADLWTLERVGVVVERVTGVVLSRASVWRLLTGRLGWSLQRPERRAVERDESEIARWIAHEWPRIKKGP, via the coding sequence GTGGCGTATCAACCTGCCCCTTCGGTTGCCGGCTCCTCCCTTCCTCCTTTGTCGCGGCCTCAGTTGGCGGAGGCTCGTCGTGTTCGGGCAGTCGAGTTGTTCGAGGGCGGTGTCTCGAATGCGGAGATCGCGCGGGCGGTGGGGGTGTGTGCTGAGAGTGTGCGGCGTTGGCGGCGGGTGTGGGAGCAAGGCGGTGCTTCGGCCCTGCGGAGACGGGCAGCCACCGGACGCCCGCCCAAGCTGGATGACACTCAGGTCGAGATGGTCCGGGCCGCGCTGGAGCAAGGTGCCCGGGCTCATGGTTTCGAGGCCGATCTGTGGACCCTGGAACGAGTCGGCGTGGTTGTGGAACGGGTGACGGGGGTGGTGCTGTCGAGGGCGTCGGTGTGGCGGCTGCTGACCGGCCGGCTCGGATGGAGTCTGCAGCGGCCCGAGCGTCGGGCTGTCGAGCGGGACGAGTCTGAGATCGCCCGCTGGATCGCGCACGAGTGGCCGCGCATCAAAAAGGGGCCGTGA
- a CDS encoding class I SAM-dependent methyltransferase → MTVSDRYRTAWEGFWEQSSGEQGEPFWDADPALTARRDVEHLTPYADHCLPVADLGCGNGTQTRFLATCFTLAVGVDLSAAAIAHARRTDPSGAATYEQLNLADPMQTGALHERLGDTNIYMRAVLHQSDPEDRPAVAAAVAQLVGAHGRALILEPTGQAKAVIAAVAAQPGGPSLKLRRVKEHDLRPGEVAEGEVAALLRAAGLTVLGEGATALAMSETRPDGSPVELPARWFVAGCL, encoded by the coding sequence ATGACCGTATCCGACCGCTACCGCACCGCGTGGGAAGGCTTCTGGGAGCAGAGTTCCGGCGAGCAGGGCGAACCCTTCTGGGACGCGGATCCGGCCCTGACAGCGCGGCGCGACGTCGAGCACCTCACCCCGTACGCCGACCACTGCCTGCCGGTCGCCGACCTCGGGTGCGGCAACGGCACCCAGACCCGCTTTCTCGCCACCTGCTTCACCCTCGCCGTTGGCGTCGACCTCTCCGCCGCCGCCATCGCCCACGCCCGCCGGACCGATCCGAGCGGAGCCGCGACGTACGAGCAGCTCAACCTCGCCGACCCGATGCAGACCGGCGCGCTGCACGAGCGCCTCGGCGACACCAACATCTACATGCGCGCCGTACTGCACCAGAGCGACCCCGAGGACCGCCCCGCGGTAGCCGCCGCCGTCGCCCAGCTTGTCGGCGCGCACGGTAGGGCCCTGATCCTGGAGCCGACCGGTCAGGCCAAGGCGGTCATCGCCGCCGTCGCTGCTCAGCCCGGCGGCCCCTCCCTCAAACTGCGCCGTGTCAAGGAACACGACCTGCGCCCCGGCGAAGTCGCTGAGGGCGAAGTCGCCGCCCTGCTGCGGGCAGCGGGGCTCACCGTCCTCGGCGAGGGCGCCACTGCCCTCGCCATGAGCGAGACCCGCCCGGACGGCTCACCGGTCGAGCTCCCCGCCCGCTGGTTCGTCGCCGGCTGCCTCTGA
- a CDS encoding tyrosine-type recombinase/integrase, producing the protein MGFNGSIPGAARLHLVDGVVLLRPEEQVFAAMLTGFANQQLARNLARTTVESRENTVKAFAAYVNTYPWHWTPAMVDEWLGDLGSLRGLKRSTIRSYSEAVRAFCHFVTDPLYEWTATCEEWFGTHPVQVVHEWNTAVHVQDNEADAKKRAFTKAELHAFFEHCDDEVARIRTFGRKGWLPAFRDATLFKTAYAYGLRRNETRMLDAADFGRNPHGDEFGEYGRCQVRFGKAKKGSPPKRRGVLTVFDWTPDILDEWFTEVRPLFGTDNNPAAWPSERGLRIGCQRLNSRFIAYRKALGLDDGLDFHSFRRSYVTHLIEDGWDPRFVQEQVGHEHASTTSLYTCVSSDFRTRTLRRHLDSTIAAALQTQTGRQA; encoded by the coding sequence GTGGGGTTCAACGGGTCGATACCAGGGGCGGCGAGGCTGCATCTGGTCGATGGCGTCGTGTTGCTGCGGCCGGAGGAACAGGTCTTCGCGGCGATGCTGACCGGCTTCGCCAACCAGCAGCTGGCCCGAAATCTGGCTCGGACGACCGTGGAGAGCCGGGAGAACACGGTCAAGGCGTTCGCCGCCTACGTGAATACCTACCCGTGGCACTGGACGCCGGCGATGGTCGACGAGTGGCTCGGCGACCTGGGCTCACTGCGTGGCCTGAAGCGCTCGACCATCCGCTCGTATTCCGAGGCGGTGCGGGCGTTCTGCCACTTCGTCACCGACCCTCTCTACGAGTGGACCGCGACCTGCGAGGAATGGTTCGGTACCCACCCGGTGCAGGTGGTGCACGAGTGGAACACCGCAGTGCACGTCCAGGACAACGAGGCGGACGCGAAGAAGCGCGCGTTCACCAAGGCCGAGCTGCACGCCTTCTTTGAACACTGCGACGACGAGGTCGCCCGCATCCGGACCTTCGGCCGCAAGGGCTGGCTGCCCGCCTTCCGCGACGCGACGCTGTTCAAGACCGCCTACGCCTACGGACTGCGGCGCAACGAGACGAGGATGCTCGACGCCGCCGACTTCGGCCGCAACCCGCACGGGGACGAGTTCGGCGAGTACGGCCGGTGCCAGGTCCGGTTCGGCAAGGCCAAGAAGGGCTCGCCGCCCAAACGCCGCGGGGTGCTGACCGTCTTCGACTGGACCCCGGACATCCTGGACGAGTGGTTCACCGAGGTCCGCCCGCTGTTCGGCACCGACAACAACCCGGCGGCCTGGCCCTCCGAACGGGGCCTGCGCATCGGCTGCCAGCGGCTCAACTCCCGCTTCATCGCCTACCGCAAGGCCCTGGGTCTGGACGACGGACTCGACTTCCACTCCTTCCGCAGGTCCTACGTCACCCACCTGATCGAGGACGGCTGGGACCCGCGCTTCGTCCAGGAACAAGTCGGCCACGAGCACGCCAGCACCACCTCGCTCTACACCTGCGTGTCCTCGGACTTCCGCACCCGCACCCTGCGTCGGCACCTGGACTCCACCATCGCCGCCGCCCTCCAGACTCAGACCGGGAGGCAAGCATGA
- a CDS encoding LysR family transcriptional regulator: protein MELRQLEYFVAVAEERNFTRAAERVRISQSGVSAQIRQLERELGAELFDRSARAVTLTVAGEAALEHARATLAAAGAVGQAVGEVTGLIRGHLTVGMVIGCTLTPLFDALAAFHQAHPGVEISLLEDSSDRLVEGVRTGAVDLALIGSAAATPEGLDALTIISERLVVAVPAEHPLAKQRRVTLRDLVVYPIVCMPPGTGLRSVFDQACVAQNLQPAIALQASAADAIADLAARGLAVAILSDSMAARYRDRLIAHTIEDVDTPALLALIWKSTHSPGMRELLVHTGQAFTNPPDPRRSREPSGPSPDIRATDP from the coding sequence ATGGAGCTGAGGCAGCTGGAGTACTTCGTCGCGGTCGCCGAGGAGAGGAACTTCACCCGGGCAGCCGAGCGAGTGCGCATCAGCCAATCCGGCGTCAGCGCCCAGATCCGCCAACTGGAACGGGAACTCGGTGCCGAGCTGTTCGACCGGTCAGCCCGCGCCGTCACCCTCACCGTCGCGGGAGAGGCAGCACTCGAACACGCCCGTGCCACCCTCGCCGCCGCTGGGGCAGTCGGCCAGGCGGTAGGCGAGGTGACCGGCCTGATCCGGGGGCACCTCACTGTCGGGATGGTCATCGGCTGCACCCTCACCCCGCTGTTCGACGCCCTGGCCGCGTTCCACCAGGCACATCCCGGTGTGGAGATCTCGCTGTTGGAGGACAGCTCGGACCGACTCGTCGAGGGGGTGCGCACCGGTGCCGTCGACCTGGCACTCATCGGTTCCGCAGCCGCCACCCCCGAGGGGCTGGACGCGCTGACCATCATCAGCGAGCGGCTCGTCGTGGCAGTCCCGGCCGAGCACCCCTTGGCCAAACAGCGGCGGGTCACCTTGCGTGACCTCGTCGTCTACCCGATCGTATGCATGCCGCCCGGTACCGGCCTGCGCTCGGTGTTCGACCAAGCCTGCGTCGCACAGAACCTCCAACCTGCGATCGCGCTGCAAGCCAGTGCCGCGGACGCCATTGCCGACCTCGCCGCCCGCGGGCTCGCTGTCGCCATCCTCAGCGACTCCATGGCCGCGCGCTACCGCGACCGGCTCATCGCCCACACCATCGAGGACGTCGATACACCCGCATTGCTCGCCCTGATCTGGAAGAGCACGCACAGCCCAGGGATGCGTGAGCTGCTCGTGCACACTGGGCAAGCGTTCACCAACCCTCCTGACCCGCGGCGATCCCGTGAACCCTCGGGTCCATCCCCCGACATCAGGGCGACAGACCCTTGA
- a CDS encoding aminoglycoside phosphotransferase family protein: protein MAAGRAADPRPAIDAALARRLVDTQFPQWAELPLKLLDPAGSDHVIYRLGEELSVRLPRHEGAIRQAVKESEWLPRLAPHLPLAIPILAGVGEPSFDYPWPWAVSRWLDGDVATVEALADSSLAAVQLAQFLTALQAFAPDDFPVEGACEDLTGRPLADRDRATRAAIAEVDGAFDAAALTELWDAALSAPGWVGQPVWFHGDLHTGNLLTVDGRLSAVIDFGGLGIGDPACDLTIAFTLMSARSRTAFRATLGVDDATWTRGRGWALATGLNAYTSYAAVNPRVAAQTTRQITEALIG from the coding sequence TTGGCAGCCGGGAGAGCCGCGGACCCCCGCCCCGCGATTGATGCCGCGCTGGCCAGGCGCCTGGTCGATACGCAGTTCCCGCAGTGGGCCGAGCTGCCTCTCAAGCTGCTCGACCCAGCCGGTTCGGACCATGTGATCTACCGGCTGGGCGAGGAACTGTCCGTCCGGCTGCCCCGCCATGAGGGGGCCATCAGACAGGCCGTGAAGGAGTCTGAGTGGCTCCCCCGGCTCGCCCCGCATCTGCCGTTGGCCATCCCGATACTGGCGGGGGTGGGTGAGCCCAGCTTCGACTACCCGTGGCCGTGGGCGGTGTCCCGCTGGCTGGACGGCGATGTGGCGACCGTCGAGGCACTGGCCGACTCCTCCCTTGCCGCCGTCCAACTGGCGCAGTTCCTCACCGCTCTTCAAGCGTTCGCTCCCGACGACTTCCCGGTCGAGGGCGCTTGCGAGGACCTCACCGGTCGGCCGCTGGCCGACCGGGACCGCGCGACGCGGGCCGCTATCGCGGAGGTCGACGGTGCATTCGACGCCGCGGCCTTGACCGAGCTGTGGGATGCGGCGCTGAGTGCCCCCGGATGGGTTGGCCAGCCGGTCTGGTTCCACGGCGACTTGCACACCGGCAACCTGCTGACCGTCGACGGCCGCCTCAGCGCGGTCATCGACTTCGGCGGGCTCGGCATCGGCGACCCGGCCTGCGACCTGACCATCGCCTTCACCCTGATGTCCGCCCGGAGCCGGACCGCCTTCCGCGCCACGCTCGGTGTCGACGACGCGACCTGGACCCGAGGCCGAGGCTGGGCCCTGGCCACCGGCCTGAACGCCTACACCTCCTACGCCGCCGTCAATCCGCGGGTCGCCGCGCAGACCACCCGTCAGATCACCGAGGCTCTGATCGGCTGA
- a CDS encoding MerR family transcriptional regulator — MYSSFIPPRQVKIGDAAAFVGTTPRAIRHYHEIGLLPEPVRGGDGRRRYGYEDMIRLLWIRRMADAGIALDDIRDAFADTASAGADSDDGIASMLERLEETLVAQEAELRRQRTAVQRMRTEGSRMGLLSAFVTSRLTSLPEGSLRQADLDSLLVTERIFGPLGAAVQATRFVALATHPELREDSDRIDASEEALDDTIAVDDPRVARVASERHAFEMALHAVIEDSGLAESDDALFDSWDTLHPATADEREDDVSQSTGRGQESMSAFEATGKMPYNFSPARLRCMELAEELAAHESPAS; from the coding sequence ATGTATTCGTCCTTCATCCCGCCGCGCCAGGTCAAGATCGGTGACGCGGCGGCCTTCGTCGGCACCACACCGCGGGCGATCCGTCACTACCACGAGATCGGCCTGCTCCCCGAGCCCGTGCGGGGTGGCGACGGCCGCCGCCGCTACGGCTACGAAGACATGATCCGGTTGCTGTGGATCCGCAGGATGGCCGATGCCGGGATCGCCCTCGACGACATCCGTGACGCCTTCGCCGACACGGCTTCCGCCGGTGCCGACAGCGACGACGGCATCGCGAGCATGCTGGAACGGCTGGAAGAAACCCTCGTCGCCCAGGAAGCAGAACTGCGGCGGCAACGGACTGCCGTGCAGCGCATGCGTACCGAGGGCAGCAGGATGGGTCTGCTCTCCGCCTTCGTCACCAGCCGCCTCACGAGCCTGCCCGAGGGCTCGCTGCGCCAGGCGGATCTGGACAGCCTGCTGGTCACCGAGCGGATCTTCGGCCCGCTCGGTGCGGCCGTCCAGGCAACCCGTTTCGTCGCCCTGGCCACTCACCCGGAGCTGCGTGAGGACTCCGACCGTATCGATGCCTCCGAGGAAGCACTCGATGACACGATCGCTGTCGATGACCCCCGCGTGGCCCGGGTGGCTTCCGAACGGCACGCCTTCGAAATGGCGCTGCACGCCGTCATCGAGGATTCCGGCCTCGCGGAGAGCGACGACGCACTCTTCGACTCCTGGGACACCTTGCACCCCGCAACCGCTGATGAGAGGGAGGACGACGTCAGCCAAAGCACAGGCAGGGGGCAAGAGTCCATGAGCGCCTTCGAAGCCACAGGAAAGATGCCCTACAACTTCTCCCCGGCCCGCCTGCGCTGCATGGAATTGGCCGAAGAACTCGCCGCCCACGAGTCACCCGCTTCCTAG
- a CDS encoding phosphatase domain-containing putative toxin, which produces MTEPSAPVLFTVAGPPGPGHLSTMVRPRGHADLAADMTALRKAGTNILVCALPDAERAGLGLADEPRLAEAAGLRFVALPIPDFTVPSIPVVLPALRELAAELRAGAHVVAHCRCAIGRSSLIAVSLMILLGITPEAAWASMEQARGTAVPDTEAQRAWTLELFRVVASGGQRPGQNRAVRPSDRQPPSAP; this is translated from the coding sequence ATGACCGAGCCGTCCGCCCCCGTGCTGTTCACTGTCGCCGGCCCGCCGGGGCCGGGGCACCTGAGCACCATGGTCCGGCCCCGCGGTCACGCGGACCTGGCAGCCGACATGACAGCCCTGCGCAAGGCCGGTACTAACATCCTGGTCTGCGCCCTCCCCGACGCCGAGCGCGCCGGACTCGGGCTCGCCGACGAGCCCCGCCTCGCCGAGGCCGCCGGGCTGCGGTTCGTCGCCCTGCCCATCCCCGACTTCACTGTCCCGTCGATCCCCGTCGTGCTGCCGGCACTGCGGGAGCTCGCCGCGGAGCTGCGGGCCGGAGCTCATGTCGTGGCGCACTGCCGCTGCGCCATCGGACGGTCCTCCCTGATCGCGGTCTCCCTCATGATCCTCCTGGGCATCACGCCGGAGGCCGCCTGGGCGTCCATGGAACAGGCGCGGGGGACAGCGGTGCCGGACACCGAGGCACAGCGCGCGTGGACGTTGGAGCTGTTCCGCGTCGTGGCTTCCGGCGGACAGCGCCCCGGACAGAACCGCGCAGTACGGCCCTCGGACCGTCAGCCTCCGTCGGCCCCGTGA
- a CDS encoding RICIN domain-containing protein: MLATAPASALDRSAATGAAQEQTVQVGFWLYNGYSGLCAGVGSQLGNGAPAIQWGCNNSTDLHWHFTGTTDNNGDPALYLWNDDSAKCLGVGSSLASGAQAIQYTCNGAVDQKWWYGGANRLRNVYSGKCLGVGSSATPGARLIQWTCNSYTNPKWT, from the coding sequence ATGCTGGCCACCGCTCCGGCAAGCGCCCTCGACCGGTCGGCGGCGACCGGAGCGGCCCAGGAGCAGACCGTCCAGGTCGGGTTCTGGCTGTACAACGGCTACAGCGGCCTGTGCGCCGGAGTGGGCAGTCAGCTCGGCAACGGCGCCCCGGCGATCCAGTGGGGCTGCAACAACTCGACCGACTTACATTGGCACTTTACCGGGACCACGGACAACAACGGCGACCCCGCCCTCTACCTGTGGAACGATGACTCGGCGAAGTGCCTGGGCGTGGGGTCCAGTCTCGCCAGCGGCGCCCAGGCCATCCAGTACACCTGCAATGGTGCCGTCGATCAGAAGTGGTGGTACGGCGGCGCCAACCGGCTGCGAAACGTCTACTCCGGCAAGTGCCTCGGTGTGGGGTCGAGCGCCACGCCCGGAGCCAGGTTGATCCAGTGGACCTGCAACAGCTACACCAACCCGAAGTGGACCTAG
- a CDS encoding transposase, translating to MNTRAWIVFLDESGVSLLPQIRRTYSPRGRTPLLRHRLNWKRASMAGALGYHATDPGRGARLCFHLKPGSYDTTALIEVLEQMKVFYRGERVVLVWDGLSAHWSRAMRAWVAEQDWLTLERLPAYAPELNPVELLWSSLKKRELANLAGDHLADVADATEQGIRRINHNPQLPWSFLAHTGLTIHPPHPPNLRKDQ from the coding sequence GTGAACACACGTGCCTGGATCGTCTTCCTCGACGAATCAGGAGTCTCCCTACTCCCTCAGATCCGCCGAACCTACTCGCCCCGAGGGCGGACTCCGCTCCTGCGGCACCGGCTGAACTGGAAGCGCGCGTCGATGGCCGGGGCCCTGGGCTACCACGCCACCGACCCCGGTCGAGGGGCGCGCCTGTGCTTCCACCTCAAGCCCGGCAGCTACGACACCACGGCCCTCATCGAGGTTCTGGAACAGATGAAGGTGTTCTACCGTGGTGAGCGGGTGGTCCTGGTCTGGGACGGCCTGTCCGCCCATTGGAGCCGGGCGATGCGGGCCTGGGTCGCCGAGCAGGACTGGCTCACCCTGGAGCGACTGCCCGCCTACGCTCCCGAGCTGAACCCGGTGGAGTTGTTGTGGTCCTCGCTCAAGAAGCGTGAACTCGCCAACCTCGCCGGCGACCACCTGGCCGATGTCGCCGATGCCACCGAGCAAGGCATCCGCCGCATCAACCACAACCCACAATTGCCATGGTCATTCCTCGCCCACACTGGCCTGACCATCCACCCACCACACCCACCGAACTTACGAAAAGATCAGTAG
- a CDS encoding YybH family protein, whose amino-acid sequence MPEYEKAMRPEDITRLFVERSNAGDAAGVAALYEEDAVMAYPPGDRTVGREAIRALWEKVLANRPRFEPEQPLPTLISDDIALTSTPPKDGAGARAQVVRRQPDGSWLRVLDQPEFIPLTP is encoded by the coding sequence ATGCCGGAGTACGAGAAAGCCATGCGCCCCGAGGACATCACCCGCTTGTTCGTCGAACGATCCAACGCCGGTGACGCGGCCGGGGTCGCCGCACTCTACGAAGAGGATGCGGTGATGGCGTACCCGCCCGGCGATCGGACAGTGGGCCGGGAGGCGATTCGCGCGCTGTGGGAGAAGGTACTGGCTAACCGTCCCCGTTTCGAGCCGGAACAACCGCTGCCGACACTGATCAGCGATGACATCGCCCTCACCTCGACCCCGCCGAAGGACGGTGCTGGTGCCCGGGCACAAGTCGTCCGGCGCCAGCCTGATGGAAGCTGGCTGCGCGTTCTTGACCAGCCCGAGTTCATCCCGCTCACCCCCTGA
- a CDS encoding helix-turn-helix domain-containing protein has protein sequence MKRKVGYTWRLRDVMAQHQIFTATELVPLLRERGIDLSASQVHRLVSGTPERLSLQVMAVLCDILSCTPADLVATTAENAGVRKTATGDLPAPPANVAKLRPRAARILPDA, from the coding sequence ATGAAACGCAAGGTCGGCTACACCTGGCGGCTGCGCGACGTCATGGCCCAGCACCAGATCTTCACCGCCACCGAACTGGTGCCGCTGCTGCGCGAACGCGGCATCGACCTGTCCGCCTCCCAGGTCCACCGCCTGGTCTCCGGCACCCCGGAACGCCTGTCGTTGCAGGTCATGGCCGTGCTCTGCGACATCCTGTCCTGCACCCCGGCCGACCTTGTGGCCACCACCGCCGAGAACGCCGGGGTCCGCAAGACCGCCACCGGCGACCTGCCCGCCCCGCCCGCGAACGTCGCGAAGCTGCGGCCCCGTGCGGCCCGCATCCTGCCCGACGCATGA
- a CDS encoding 2OG-Fe(II) oxygenase — protein sequence MTTQDIMKKADIVAQKTEPAADRSPVCGDALWRLPVTVCRITDFLGPEVSQTLLDRVTALGVGSLQPSTVRSTRDVDTRIRRSRTNHSFEAAELLSAIEEVREVVEHTLGLSCENTVPLYGLNVHNDGDFYGPHQDCTHDFQPDRVLTFVYYLNRSPRPFQGGDLRVYDISLPVSSEGKATWESRTWRDYEPQHDSIVFFRPSAWHEVRPVSCPSKQHEDSRFAINGWMTRLPAE from the coding sequence ATGACGACTCAGGACATCATGAAGAAGGCAGACATCGTGGCGCAGAAGACAGAACCGGCAGCGGACCGGTCGCCCGTGTGCGGGGATGCTCTGTGGCGGCTACCCGTGACCGTGTGCCGGATCACCGACTTCCTCGGCCCGGAGGTATCCCAGACCCTGCTCGATCGCGTCACGGCTCTGGGTGTCGGCAGCCTTCAACCCTCGACGGTGCGCAGCACCCGGGACGTGGACACCCGCATTCGCCGTTCACGGACCAACCACAGTTTCGAGGCGGCGGAATTGCTGTCGGCGATCGAGGAGGTAAGGGAGGTGGTCGAGCACACGCTCGGCCTCTCCTGTGAGAACACGGTTCCCCTCTACGGTCTGAACGTACACAACGACGGCGACTTCTACGGCCCGCATCAGGACTGCACACATGACTTTCAACCGGATCGTGTGCTGACTTTCGTGTACTACCTCAACCGGTCGCCCCGGCCTTTCCAGGGTGGTGACTTGCGGGTGTACGACATCTCCCTTCCGGTGAGCAGCGAAGGGAAAGCGACCTGGGAAAGCCGCACCTGGCGGGACTACGAACCCCAGCACGACAGCATTGTGTTCTTCCGGCCCTCGGCCTGGCACGAGGTGCGGCCGGTGAGCTGCCCGAGCAAGCAACACGAGGACAGCCGCTTCGCCATCAACGGCTGGATGACCAGACTGCCGGCCGAATAA
- a CDS encoding class I SAM-dependent methyltransferase, with the protein MAKHQDETRTAYDGVVELYASMFANRLETQPFARNMIGTFAELVRGTGNSRVADVGCGPGHLTAMLHDLGLDAFGLDLSPAMVDHARRAHPALKFYEARMEELPVEDGALGGVLAHYSMIHTPPGELPALLAEQARVLAPGGLLLVSFFGTDAPKPVRFDHKVTPAYSWPADRFAELLAVAGFVTFARLLHDPVSERGFLDAHLLARLR; encoded by the coding sequence GTGGCGAAGCACCAGGACGAGACCAGGACGGCCTACGACGGGGTCGTAGAGTTATATGCGTCGATGTTCGCTAATCGACTGGAGACGCAGCCGTTCGCGCGGAACATGATCGGCACCTTCGCCGAGCTGGTGCGTGGAACGGGGAATTCGCGGGTGGCCGACGTCGGCTGCGGGCCCGGACATCTGACGGCCATGCTGCACGACCTGGGGCTGGATGCCTTCGGGCTCGACCTCTCTCCGGCCATGGTCGACCACGCTCGGCGGGCCCATCCGGCGCTCAAGTTCTATGAGGCCCGGATGGAGGAACTCCCAGTTGAGGACGGCGCGCTCGGCGGCGTGCTGGCCCACTACTCGATGATCCATACCCCTCCTGGGGAACTACCTGCGCTGCTCGCCGAGCAGGCGCGTGTCCTGGCGCCGGGGGGCCTTCTCCTGGTCTCGTTCTTCGGGACCGACGCGCCTAAGCCTGTCCGCTTCGACCACAAGGTGACCCCCGCCTATAGCTGGCCGGCGGACCGCTTCGCCGAGTTGCTGGCCGTGGCCGGGTTCGTCACATTCGCGCGGCTGCTCCACGACCCGGTCTCCGAGCGGGGCTTCCTGGACGCCCACTTGCTGGCCCGTCTCCGCTAG